One genomic window of Helicobacter canis includes the following:
- a CDS encoding outer membrane beta-barrel protein, which translates to MILHALFVWNLAFGLESSTDSSKQLYFLRAQYYHHLKSQARTLENRARNGAFVGVILGASNMDITLQRLGRPYPAAINPFVLGASGGYMHFIDSAPMGIRVYGQYLAAWNSSNNIQDSITMQLFSFNLDVFGDLAITDDGYYLGAYAGVGGGLAIFDQRLENVYRNHQIIVGSVLNAGISATLAYHHRLEAGVKLPPSVINDNFAFRLMYLVSYQYLF; encoded by the coding sequence TTGATTTTACACGCTTTGTTTGTGTGGAATTTGGCTTTTGGGCTAGAATCCAGCACAGATTCCAGCAAGCAGCTCTACTTCTTGCGTGCTCAATACTACCACCACCTAAAATCCCAAGCCCGCACGCTAGAAAACCGCGCTAGAAATGGCGCGTTTGTGGGCGTAATCCTTGGGGCTAGCAATATGGACATCACACTGCAAAGACTCGGCAGACCCTATCCAGCTGCAATCAATCCCTTTGTGCTAGGGGCAAGTGGGGGCTATATGCACTTTATCGACTCTGCGCCTATGGGGATCCGTGTCTATGGGCAATACCTTGCCGCGTGGAATTCTTCAAACAATATCCAAGATAGCATTACAATGCAGCTTTTTAGCTTTAATCTTGATGTGTTTGGGGATTTGGCGATCACTGATGATGGATATTATCTAGGGGCATACGCTGGCGTGGGCGGAGGGCTAGCGATATTTGATCAAAGGCTAGAAAATGTATATAGAAACCACCAAATCATCGTAGGCAGTGTGCTAAATGCTGGGATTTCTGCGACTTTGGCATATCATCATCGCCTAGAAGCTGGCGTGAAGCTCCCACCAAGTGTCATCAATGATAATTTTGCCTTTAGGCTTATGTATCTTGTAAGCTATCAGTATCTTTTCTAA